CGCTGATTCGGCACATCACCGGGACCACCTCCCTTGTGAGGGCCGGGCGCGAGCTCAGGCGTTGATGGCCTGCCGGTCCTCGGCGCGGCTGATCTCGATCTTGCGGGGCTTGGCCTTCTCCGCGACCGGAATCGACAGGCGCAGCACCCCTTCGCGGTAGTCGGCGCGAATCCGGTCGGTGTCTAGGTTCTCGCCCAGGAACAGTTGACGGGAGAACACCCCGCGGGTGCGTTCGGCCGCGATCATCGACCGGCCCGCGTCCAGTTCCGGGCGCGAGGCTTTCACCGTCACCACGTTGCGTTCGACATCCAGGTCCAAGGAGTCGGGGTCGATGCCGGGCAGATCGAACTCGACGAAGAATTCGTCCCCGTCGCGCCAGGCATCCATTGGCATCACCGCCGGGCGCGCCGGGGTGCCGAACACCGCCTGTGTCAAACGATCCAGGTCACGGAAGGGATCGGTACGCATCAGCATGGTCGCCACCTCCGGTTCACTCCATTCACTGTCGAAGGAAACTCAGATAACCTATGTCATCTGACACAGATAATATTTAGCACTCTCCATAGGTGAGTGCAAGTATCGGCGAGAGGTAATCTTCGAGCAGGTGAGGATGAGCAGAGAACCGGAGACACGACGGATGCCAGACCCAGCACCCGGCCCGCTGCCCCCGGCCGGGCAGGCGGTGTATGCGATCTCGGTGGCCGCCGAACTGGCCGGGGTCGGGATACAGACCCTGCGCCTCTACGAGCAGCACGGCCTCGTCAGCCCCGCCCGCAGCGCGGGCGGCACCCGCCGCTACAGCCGCGCCGACCTGGCGCGGCTGGCGCGCGTGAGCGCCCTGGCCAGCCAAGGCATCAACCTGGCCGGGATCGCGCGCATCCTCGAACTCGAAGACGCCAACGCCGCGCTACGCGAAACCAACAACGCCCTCGCCACCCACCGCAGCCACCGCCCGAACAGCCACTGACCATTCCGGACGGACGCAGCGCACCCGGCGTGGCACTACCGCTCGGATGCCGGTCGGGACATCGCGTGGTGTCCACCCGGCCGCCGAAGCAACAACCGCGACCGGCGGTATCGGACACTTGCGGCAACACGCACCACCGGTGAGGGTTTTCCCGTGCCGACCCCGGTCGCCGGTTCAGCCTGGGGCCGGGCATTGCGGCGACGAGACCACACGGCAACGACACGCCCTTCGCAGGGTGTGCGCGATGCCGTCCTCGTGCTCGCAGTGTTCGGGGGAAACCACCCCGCCCTGGTGGACTCCCCTTGCTCTCGGGGCTGGCCTGCAACCGGCACCGGCGCTGTGTACCCAGCGGTCCCATCGGCGGGCGCGACACACCCTCCATTCACACGGCCGTCGTACCCGGTCGGAAAAACCCTATCGGGACCCGCCTCGGATGGATCAGCCCGTGGTGCTGGTCGCCCAGTCTCGGGGCAGATCGAGCCAGGCACCGATCAAGCCGAGCGCACCCAGCAACGCCTGCATCCCGTCCTGCGTGACCCCTG
This sequence is a window from Nocardia yunnanensis. Protein-coding genes within it:
- a CDS encoding MerR family transcriptional regulator — encoded protein: MPDPAPGPLPPAGQAVYAISVAAELAGVGIQTLRLYEQHGLVSPARSAGGTRRYSRADLARLARVSALASQGINLAGIARILELEDANAALRETNNALATHRSHRPNSH
- a CDS encoding Hsp20/alpha crystallin family protein translates to MLMRTDPFRDLDRLTQAVFGTPARPAVMPMDAWRDGDEFFVEFDLPGIDPDSLDLDVERNVVTVKASRPELDAGRSMIAAERTRGVFSRQLFLGENLDTDRIRADYREGVLRLSIPVAEKAKPRKIEISRAEDRQAINA